Proteins from one Bacilli bacterium genomic window:
- a CDS encoding stage VI sporulation protein F produces MGYLQYGISRNLVERVKKKLKNPQHKEYVKAVLNGVTKQDLQNRAKVKKLLNLIANRLDEPIVEAEKEA; encoded by the coding sequence ATGGGGTATTTGCAGTATGGCATCAGCCGCAATTTGGTTGAGCGCGTCAAAAAAAAGCTGAAAAACCCGCAGCACAAAGAATACGTCAAGGCTGTGCTTAACGGCGTGACCAAGCAGGATTTGCAAAATCGCGCCAAGGTGAAGAAATTGCTCAATTTAATCGCAAACCGGTTGGATGAACCGATTGTCGAGGCGGAAAAAGAAGCGA